From one Desulfobaculum xiamenense genomic stretch:
- a CDS encoding DVU0772 family protein has product MGMLKKFKNIEIDWDMEPADAVAYYLEWGNTGYGGSYENRVRSKSDVSNYFIVYNWEEKPKVCLVRRNSEGAEDLACLVVPDEIGRRFQREVGHNKGVYPINKEIRGWLEREIYA; this is encoded by the coding sequence ATGGGAATGCTCAAGAAGTTCAAGAATATAGAGATAGACTGGGACATGGAACCCGCCGACGCCGTTGCCTACTACCTTGAGTGGGGCAACACCGGATACGGGGGAAGCTACGAGAACCGAGTCCGCAGCAAGAGCGACGTCTCGAACTATTTCATCGTGTACAATTGGGAAGAAAAGCCCAAGGTCTGTCTCGTGAGACGCAATTCCGAGGGCGCGGAAGATTTGGCATGTCTCGTGGTGCCGGACGAGATCGGCCGCCGTTTCCAGCGCGAGGTAGGCCACAACAAGGGCGTCTACCCCATCAACAAGGAAATTCGCGGGTGGCTTGAGCGCGAGATATACGCCTAG
- the dsrA gene encoding dissimilatory-type sulfite reductase subunit alpha — protein sequence MAKHATPLLDQLETGPWPSFVSDIKQEAERRKANPDNIEYQIPVDVCDDLLGILEMSYEDGETHWKHGGIVGVFGYGGGVIGRYADQPERFPGVAHFHTVRVNQPSGKYYKTDYLRKLMDLWDFRGSGLTNMHGSTGDLVWLGTTTPQLEEIFWTLTHELNTDLGGSGSNLRTPAACLGQSRCEFACYDTQDLSYHMTNEYQDELHRPAFPYKFKFKFDGCPNGCVASIARSDFSVIGTWKDDIKVDQEAVKAYVAGEFRPNAGAHSTRDWGKFDIQKEVVDLCPTGCMSWDGSKLTIDNKECYRCMHCINTMPRALHIGDERGASIFVGAKAPILDGAQMGSLLVPFVPVEEPYDEVKEVVENLWDWWMEEGKNRERIGETIKRQGFQKLLEVTGIKADPRHVQEPRSNPYIFWKEEDVEGGWDRDINEFRKRHQR from the coding sequence ATGGCGAAACACGCAACCCCATTGTTGGACCAACTGGAGACTGGGCCTTGGCCTAGCTTCGTGTCCGACATCAAGCAGGAAGCCGAGCGGCGCAAAGCCAATCCGGACAATATCGAGTACCAGATTCCTGTGGACGTCTGTGACGACCTGCTGGGAATCCTCGAAATGTCCTACGAGGATGGCGAAACGCACTGGAAGCACGGCGGCATCGTGGGCGTCTTCGGCTACGGCGGTGGCGTCATCGGCCGTTACGCCGACCAGCCCGAGCGTTTCCCCGGCGTTGCCCATTTCCACACTGTCCGTGTGAACCAGCCCTCTGGCAAGTACTACAAGACCGACTACCTGCGTAAGCTCATGGATCTGTGGGACTTCCGCGGTTCCGGTCTGACCAACATGCACGGCTCCACCGGCGACCTCGTGTGGCTCGGCACCACCACTCCCCAGCTTGAGGAGATCTTCTGGACGCTGACCCACGAGCTCAACACCGACCTCGGTGGTTCCGGCTCCAACCTGCGTACTCCCGCTGCCTGCCTGGGCCAGTCCCGCTGCGAATTCGCATGCTACGACACCCAGGACCTCAGCTACCACATGACCAATGAGTACCAGGACGAGCTGCATCGTCCCGCCTTCCCCTACAAGTTCAAGTTCAAGTTCGACGGCTGCCCGAACGGCTGCGTGGCTTCCATCGCCCGTTCCGACTTCTCCGTCATCGGCACCTGGAAGGACGACATCAAGGTCGACCAGGAAGCCGTCAAGGCCTACGTCGCCGGCGAGTTCCGCCCCAACGCGGGTGCGCACTCCACTCGCGACTGGGGCAAGTTCGACATCCAGAAGGAAGTCGTTGACCTGTGCCCCACCGGTTGCATGAGCTGGGATGGTTCCAAGCTGACCATCGACAACAAAGAATGCTACCGCTGCATGCACTGCATCAACACCATGCCTCGCGCTCTGCACATCGGTGACGAGCGTGGCGCTTCCATCTTCGTCGGTGCCAAGGCCCCGATTCTGGATGGCGCGCAGATGGGCTCCCTCCTCGTGCCTTTCGTGCCCGTCGAAGAGCCCTACGACGAGGTCAAGGAAGTCGTCGAGAACCTGTGGGATTGGTGGATGGAAGAAGGCAAGAACCGTGAGCGCATTGGTGAGACCATCAAGCGCCAGGGCTTCCAGAAGCTTCTGGAAGTCACCGGTATCAAGGCCGATCCCCGCCACGTGCAGGAACCCCGCTCCAACCCCTACATCTTCTGGAAAGAAGAGGATGTTGAGGGTGGCTGGGACCGCGACATCAACGAATTCCGCAAGAGACATCAGAGATAG
- a CDS encoding trypsin-like peptidase domain-containing protein encodes MRHLLRAVLVAVACVLAAHPATAEDVAVATTAPVADDLRMTPIVRAVQTVAPAVVNITSARVVERDANPFGGLIDERLMNPLLRDFLAPRGTRRYTYQSLGSGVIIDGHKGLVLTNAHVIMGATAISVRLLDGRSFPAELVGSDPDFDLAVLHLENAGDLPQVALGHSNDLLIGETVIAIGNPFGFSNTVTTGVISALGRTVRTEHGAYTDFIQTDAAINPGNSGGPLLNIHGELIGVNTAIQADAEGIGFAIPIDKAQRVVDELVNEGAVQPVWLGVSGQSVDQPTASYFGLDAVRGLLVTEIFPDTPAADAGLRPGDLILSVDGNAVEDKEHYLQLLRNYTRGETMRLKVLRGGETLSVTAELRPFPMDRALKLAWDRWGVEVREVPGGGLGVERIRHGSPAQTLGLRAGDTLLKMGGMRLVRMQDFVHSFMRYRMQNSLLLLVQRGERGYYVRLRI; translated from the coding sequence ATGCGTCATCTCCTGCGAGCCGTTCTCGTGGCGGTGGCCTGCGTCCTCGCGGCGCACCCCGCCACCGCCGAAGACGTGGCGGTGGCGACCACCGCTCCCGTCGCCGACGACCTGCGCATGACGCCCATCGTGCGAGCGGTGCAGACCGTGGCCCCGGCCGTGGTCAACATCACCTCCGCCCGCGTGGTCGAGCGTGACGCCAACCCCTTCGGCGGGCTCATCGACGAACGGCTCATGAACCCGCTCCTGCGCGATTTCCTCGCCCCGCGCGGAACACGCCGCTACACTTACCAGAGCCTCGGCTCCGGCGTCATCATCGACGGCCACAAGGGCCTCGTACTTACCAACGCCCATGTCATAATGGGAGCCACCGCCATCAGCGTGCGCCTGCTCGACGGACGCAGCTTTCCGGCGGAGCTGGTCGGCTCCGACCCGGACTTCGACCTCGCGGTGTTGCACCTCGAAAACGCCGGAGACCTTCCGCAGGTAGCGCTTGGGCATTCCAACGACCTGCTCATCGGCGAGACGGTCATCGCCATCGGCAATCCCTTCGGCTTCTCCAACACCGTGACCACGGGCGTCATCTCCGCCCTCGGCCGCACCGTGCGCACCGAGCACGGCGCATACACGGACTTCATCCAGACCGACGCGGCCATCAACCCCGGCAACTCGGGCGGCCCGCTCCTCAACATCCACGGGGAGCTCATCGGCGTGAACACGGCCATTCAGGCCGACGCCGAGGGCATCGGCTTCGCCATTCCCATCGACAAGGCCCAGCGCGTGGTGGACGAACTCGTCAACGAAGGCGCGGTCCAGCCGGTATGGCTTGGCGTGTCCGGCCAGAGCGTGGACCAGCCCACGGCCAGCTATTTCGGGCTGGACGCCGTGCGCGGGCTGCTGGTCACCGAGATATTCCCCGACACGCCCGCCGCCGATGCCGGTCTGCGCCCGGGAGACCTCATCCTGTCCGTGGACGGCAACGCCGTCGAGGACAAGGAGCACTATCTCCAGCTCCTGCGCAACTACACCCGCGGCGAGACCATGCGCCTCAAGGTGCTGCGCGGCGGCGAAACGTTGAGCGTGACGGCCGAGCTTCGCCCCTTCCCCATGGACCGCGCGCTCAAGCTGGCGTGGGACCGCTGGGGCGTCGAAGTGCGGGAGGTTCCGGGCGGCGGTCTCGGTGTGGAGCGCATCCGCCACGGCAGCCCCGCGCAGACCCTCGGCCTTCGCGCCGGGGACACCCTGTTGAAGATGGGCGGCATGCGCCTCGTCCGGATGCAGGATTTCGTTCATTCCTTCATGCGCTACCGCATGCAGAATTCCCTGCTGCTTCTAGTGCAGCGGGGCGAGCGTGGCTACTACGTACGGCTTCGGATATAG
- the cobT gene encoding nicotinate-nucleotide--dimethylbenzimidazole phosphoribosyltransferase yields the protein MKERLSAAIAAICPVDPALEPLARHHLDNLTKPRGSLGVLENLAAKVFCIQGGGTPVVDPARIYTVAGDHGVTAEGVSASPQEVTRQMVLNFLNGGAGINVLTRTYGIDLRVVDAGCAGGTFPEHPQLIQRKVAPGTANLAVGPAMSEEQCLSALLLGLDLADAAHAEGVRVIGTGEMGIGNTTPSTAMYCAYFGLEPEELAGPGTGLSPQAVERKAAVIRRALSVNAAAVDSGDPLRILAALGGYEIATLAGLILGAAKNRCLVVVDGFISTAAYAAAWKMCPAAEDYCVFSHASAEPGHGRAMQAMGATPLLHLGLRLGEGTGAAVAMGVLRGAVNIYNEMASFEQAGVSVVH from the coding sequence ATGAAGGAACGCCTTTCGGCCGCCATCGCGGCCATTTGCCCGGTGGACCCGGCCCTTGAGCCGCTTGCCCGCCATCATCTGGACAATCTGACCAAGCCGCGCGGCAGCCTCGGGGTGCTGGAGAATCTGGCGGCGAAGGTTTTCTGCATTCAGGGCGGCGGGACCCCCGTTGTCGATCCGGCCCGCATCTACACCGTGGCCGGGGATCATGGCGTGACTGCCGAGGGCGTGAGCGCGTCGCCGCAGGAGGTCACCCGTCAGATGGTGCTGAATTTCCTGAACGGCGGCGCGGGCATCAACGTGCTCACCCGCACCTATGGCATCGATCTGCGCGTGGTGGACGCCGGGTGCGCGGGCGGAACCTTTCCGGAGCATCCGCAGCTCATCCAGCGCAAGGTCGCGCCCGGAACGGCCAACCTCGCCGTTGGCCCGGCCATGAGCGAGGAGCAGTGCCTTTCTGCGCTACTGCTCGGTCTGGACCTCGCCGATGCGGCACATGCCGAGGGCGTGCGCGTCATCGGCACCGGCGAGATGGGCATCGGCAACACCACGCCGTCCACGGCCATGTACTGCGCGTACTTCGGCCTCGAACCCGAGGAACTGGCCGGTCCCGGAACGGGACTGTCCCCGCAGGCTGTGGAGCGCAAGGCCGCCGTCATCCGCAGGGCGCTGTCCGTCAATGCCGCCGCCGTGGACAGCGGCGATCCTTTGCGCATCCTCGCGGCGCTTGGCGGTTACGAGATCGCTACGCTGGCGGGGCTCATCCTCGGTGCGGCGAAGAATCGCTGCCTCGTGGTGGTGGACGGCTTCATCTCCACGGCGGCCTACGCAGCCGCGTGGAAGATGTGTCCTGCCGCCGAGGACTACTGCGTGTTCAGCCACGCCTCGGCGGAACCGGGGCATGGGCGCGCCATGCAGGCCATGGGCGCGACGCCCCTGCTCCATCTGGGGCTGCGCCTCGGCGAGGGCACAGGTGCCGCCGTGGCCATGGGCGTTTTGCGCGGCGCGGTCAATATCTACAACGAAATGGCCAGCTTCGAGCAGGCTGGCGTGAGCGTCGTCCACTAG
- a CDS encoding class I SAM-dependent methyltransferase, protein MGIPWWARMGAKLALRPLGIDYGLWRRVGLFRHGAMDDPNHAIAVFDRHFAHYNGGPGFVCLELGCGDALSSALIARTRGSARTILVDVGDFADGDPLVYDRLATALGLEECYADRNDYLRRANAIYLTHGLASLRELPDACVDFLFSNAVLEHVRRAQFADISRELSRILRPGGTATHQVDLRDHLGGGLNNLRFGDGFWERPGVAEAGFYTNRLRMDEVLSMLAQDGLRAEVLSTSHFDAPAIARRHLHGQFAGLPDEALRIAGFMVRLRRENAASVAG, encoded by the coding sequence ATGGGCATTCCATGGTGGGCGAGGATGGGTGCGAAGCTGGCCCTGCGGCCCCTTGGGATAGACTACGGCCTGTGGCGCAGGGTGGGGCTGTTCCGGCACGGGGCCATGGACGACCCGAACCATGCCATAGCCGTGTTCGACAGGCATTTCGCCCACTACAACGGCGGGCCGGGATTCGTCTGCCTCGAACTGGGCTGCGGCGACGCCCTGTCCAGCGCGCTCATTGCACGCACCCGTGGTTCGGCGCGGACCATTCTCGTCGACGTCGGAGATTTCGCGGATGGCGATCCGTTGGTCTACGACCGCCTCGCCACGGCCCTCGGCCTTGAGGAGTGTTATGCGGACCGCAATGATTATCTGCGCCGCGCCAACGCCATTTACCTCACGCACGGGCTCGCAAGCCTGCGGGAACTGCCCGACGCCTGCGTGGACTTTCTCTTTTCCAATGCGGTGCTGGAGCATGTGCGTCGGGCGCAGTTCGCGGACATCTCGCGGGAGCTGTCGCGCATCCTGCGTCCGGGCGGAACGGCGACGCATCAGGTGGATCTGCGCGATCATCTGGGCGGTGGGTTGAACAACCTGCGCTTTGGCGACGGATTCTGGGAGCGGCCGGGTGTGGCCGAGGCTGGGTTCTACACCAACCGCCTGCGCATGGACGAGGTGCTCTCGATGCTCGCGCAGGATGGCCTGCGCGCCGAGGTGCTGTCCACCTCGCACTTCGACGCGCCAGCCATCGCCCGCAGGCATCTGCACGGGCAGTTCGCGGGTCTGCCGGACGAAGCCCTGCGCATTGCGGGTTTCATGGTCCGCCTGCGCCGGGAGAATGCCGCATCGGTTGCGGGGTGA
- a CDS encoding DVU0298 family protein: protein MGGFRKLKEQVRLVLSADDWRDRAKELDAQPTAALVGPLFSLLLAPREDVRWRAVTLLGATVARMATQDMEAARVVMRRFMWHMNEESGNVGWGIPESMAETMARHEGLAREFHRKLASYVQCLDCLGDDNYMDHPPLRRAVYWGLGRLAQVRPELVRHALPDLLKALISENDPASRGFICWTIGLVGEPEHAAALESLLRDASPVDLFRDGELEHTTLGALAAEAHTALTRQSPLQ, encoded by the coding sequence ATGGGCGGCTTTCGAAAGCTGAAGGAACAGGTGCGCCTCGTCCTCTCCGCCGACGACTGGAGGGACAGGGCAAAGGAACTCGACGCGCAGCCCACGGCCGCGCTCGTGGGCCCGCTGTTCTCGCTGCTTCTGGCCCCGCGGGAGGACGTGCGCTGGCGCGCCGTGACGCTCCTCGGGGCCACCGTGGCCCGCATGGCCACGCAAGACATGGAAGCCGCCCGCGTCGTCATGCGCCGCTTCATGTGGCACATGAACGAGGAATCCGGAAACGTGGGCTGGGGCATTCCCGAGTCCATGGCCGAAACCATGGCCCGCCACGAAGGCCTCGCCCGCGAGTTCCACCGCAAGCTCGCGTCCTACGTCCAGTGCCTCGACTGCCTGGGCGACGACAACTACATGGACCACCCGCCACTGCGACGGGCGGTCTACTGGGGACTGGGACGCCTCGCGCAGGTGCGGCCGGAACTCGTTCGTCACGCGCTACCGGACCTCCTGAAGGCCCTCATCAGCGAGAACGACCCCGCGTCGCGAGGATTCATCTGCTGGACCATCGGGCTGGTCGGGGAACCCGAGCACGCCGCCGCACTGGAGTCGCTTCTGCGTGACGCCTCCCCTGTGGACCTGTTCCGCGACGGCGAACTGGAACACACCACCCTCGGCGCTCTGGCCGCCGAGGCGCACACGGCACTGACCCGGCAAAGCCCCCTTCAGTGA
- a CDS encoding tetratricopeptide repeat protein, whose product MTTQAKNVDEYIAELRSQIETNPQCASHHYNLGVAYLHKRMWQEAEKAFREAVDNSPRMAEAYVQLGGICLQRGDIDGCLNMNKIAKDCRPQFAVPFANLGFCYLQKGDVDRAIVYLKKAVNRDPDYVQALSTLGSAYIMDKQFDEAEAQLRKALDLAPSFGPAWNNLCLLELERGDKAKAREHADKARENGFAVADEIMKELGAEQA is encoded by the coding sequence ATGACGACGCAAGCCAAGAACGTTGACGAGTATATTGCCGAACTCAGGTCCCAGATCGAGACCAACCCCCAGTGTGCGAGCCACCACTACAATCTCGGCGTCGCCTACCTGCACAAGCGCATGTGGCAGGAAGCCGAAAAGGCCTTCCGCGAGGCAGTGGACAACTCGCCCCGCATGGCCGAAGCCTATGTCCAGCTCGGCGGCATCTGCCTCCAGCGCGGCGACATCGACGGCTGCCTCAACATGAACAAGATCGCCAAGGACTGCCGCCCGCAGTTCGCCGTCCCCTTCGCCAACCTCGGCTTCTGCTACCTCCAGAAGGGCGACGTGGACCGCGCCATCGTCTACCTCAAGAAGGCCGTCAACCGCGATCCCGACTACGTGCAGGCCCTGTCCACCCTCGGCAGCGCCTACATCATGGACAAGCAGTTCGACGAGGCCGAGGCCCAGCTGCGCAAGGCCCTCGATCTCGCCCCCTCCTTCGGACCGGCATGGAACAACCTCTGCCTGCTCGAACTGGAGCGCGGCGACAAGGCCAAGGCGCGCGAACACGCCGACAAGGCCCGCGAGAATGGCTTTGCCGTGGCCGATGAGATCATGAAGGAACTCGGAGCCGAACAAGCCTAG
- the htpX gene encoding zinc metalloprotease HtpX produces the protein MTSQLKTALLLGLLTALILLLGGAMGGRGGLYVAFVLALVMNVGSYWYSDRMVLAMYGARELSPADAPALHAMVEELAHNAGVPKPRVALIPQDAPNAFATGRDPQHAVVAVTQGIMRLLSPEELRGVLAHEMAHVANRDILIQSIAATLGGVIMYVASMIKWAALFGFGGRDEEGEGSNPIVAIALAIVAPIAAMLIQMAISRSREYLADETGARISGTPLYLASALEKLTTWSQQVPMHDGSPATAHMFIVNPFTGQQLANLFSTHPPVEERVSRLRAMAGGR, from the coding sequence ATGACGAGCCAGCTGAAGACGGCTCTGCTGCTTGGGCTGCTGACAGCCCTCATCCTTCTGCTTGGCGGCGCCATGGGCGGCCGCGGCGGACTCTATGTCGCCTTCGTCCTCGCACTGGTGATGAACGTCGGCAGCTACTGGTATTCGGACCGCATGGTACTGGCCATGTACGGCGCGCGCGAGCTCTCGCCCGCAGACGCCCCGGCCCTGCACGCCATGGTCGAGGAACTCGCCCACAACGCGGGCGTGCCCAAGCCCCGCGTGGCCCTCATCCCGCAGGACGCCCCCAACGCCTTCGCCACCGGACGCGACCCCCAGCACGCTGTGGTGGCCGTGACGCAGGGCATCATGCGCCTGCTCTCCCCCGAGGAGCTGCGCGGCGTGCTGGCCCACGAGATGGCCCACGTCGCCAATCGCGACATCCTCATCCAGAGCATCGCAGCCACCCTCGGCGGCGTCATCATGTACGTGGCCAGCATGATCAAGTGGGCCGCCCTGTTCGGCTTCGGCGGGCGCGACGAGGAAGGCGAGGGGTCCAACCCCATCGTCGCCATCGCGCTGGCCATCGTGGCCCCCATCGCGGCCATGCTCATCCAGATGGCCATTTCCCGCTCCCGCGAGTACCTCGCCGACGAAACCGGCGCGCGCATCTCCGGCACCCCGCTGTATCTGGCCTCCGCGCTGGAGAAACTCACCACGTGGAGCCAGCAGGTGCCCATGCACGACGGTAGCCCGGCCACGGCGCACATGTTCATCGTCAATCCCTTCACCGGACAGCAGCTCGCCAACCTGTTCAGCACCCATCCTCCGGTCGAGGAACGCGTGAGCAGACTTCGGGCCATGGCGGGCGGACGGTAA
- a CDS encoding ferredoxin — protein MGYKVTVDVDKCVGDGECVDVCPVEVYELQDGKATPVNMEECLGCESCVEVCEQDAITVEEE, from the coding sequence ATGGGTTACAAAGTTACTGTTGACGTGGACAAGTGTGTCGGCGACGGCGAATGCGTGGACGTGTGCCCCGTTGAGGTGTACGAGCTCCAGGATGGCAAGGCTACGCCCGTGAACATGGAAGAGTGCCTGGGCTGCGAGTCCTGCGTGGAAGTCTGCGAGCAGGACGCCATCACCGTCGAGGAAGAGTAG
- a CDS encoding YkgJ family cysteine cluster protein — protein MELDFSDIFEKYEALVADVDKVFAHVQAEHGDCVKCSVGCSDCCHALFDLSLVEALYLNTKFNERFAGQERSDILDRADEADRQTYKIKREAFKASREGALASEIMDMIAKARVRCSLLNDEGKCDLYDSRPVTCRLYGVPTAIGGRAHTCAKAGFEPGKQYPTVRIEKIQDRLMELSREIADAVESSYDQLSEMLVPLSMSLMNTYDAEFLGAGSKKNDAPAAAAPAQPTAPAPGAVAAEALSGKSCSTCGEKPGSSACDTCGGGTVWEIGASPERK, from the coding sequence ATGGAACTTGATTTCTCCGATATTTTCGAAAAGTACGAAGCCCTTGTCGCCGACGTGGACAAGGTTTTCGCCCACGTGCAGGCCGAGCACGGCGACTGCGTGAAGTGTAGCGTGGGCTGCAGCGACTGCTGCCATGCCCTCTTCGACTTGAGCCTCGTCGAAGCCCTCTACCTCAACACGAAGTTCAACGAACGCTTCGCCGGACAGGAGCGCAGCGACATCCTCGACCGCGCCGACGAGGCAGACCGCCAGACCTACAAGATCAAGCGCGAAGCCTTCAAGGCCTCCCGCGAGGGTGCCCTCGCCTCGGAAATCATGGATATGATCGCCAAGGCGCGCGTCCGCTGCTCCCTGCTCAACGACGAAGGCAAGTGCGACCTCTACGACTCCCGCCCGGTGACCTGCCGTCTCTACGGCGTGCCCACCGCCATCGGCGGCCGCGCGCACACCTGCGCCAAGGCAGGCTTCGAGCCCGGCAAGCAGTACCCCACCGTGCGCATCGAAAAGATTCAGGACCGGCTCATGGAGCTGTCCCGTGAAATCGCCGATGCCGTCGAATCCTCCTACGACCAGCTTTCCGAAATGCTCGTCCCGCTGTCCATGTCCCTCATGAACACCTACGACGCCGAATTCCTCGGCGCGGGCAGCAAGAAGAACGACGCACCCGCGGCCGCAGCGCCCGCGCAGCCGACCGCACCCGCTCCGGGAGCCGTCGCCGCCGAGGCCCTCTCCGGCAAGTCGTGCAGCACCTGCGGCGAAAAGCCCGGCTCCAGCGCCTGCGACACCTGCGGCGGCGGAACCGTCTGGGAAATCGGCGCATCCCCGGAGAGAAAGTAG